The Sebaldella sp. S0638 genome includes a region encoding these proteins:
- a CDS encoding glucosamine-6-phosphate deaminase yields the protein MKLIITKTYEEMSSIAVNILMGLMYQDKRVNLSITAGSTPKEIYRQMIGQVKGKEHFDNVHYYNFDEIPFKGLDREGVTISNLRNDYLTPAGIKEENIHKLTMENYKEYDEILKNDGGLDAILMGMGGDGHFCGNLPKLTKFGNKTYMAPIAEELKELMVGEVGDIKYVPDSFVTMGPASVFAVKKLILVVNGKHKAAIVKKALEGEVTEDVPSSLLRLHPDITIILDEDAASELEL from the coding sequence ATGAAATTAATTATAACAAAAACTTATGAAGAAATGAGCAGTATTGCGGTGAATATTTTGATGGGGCTGATGTATCAGGATAAAAGAGTAAACCTTTCAATTACTGCGGGAAGCACTCCAAAAGAGATTTACAGACAAATGATAGGACAGGTAAAAGGAAAAGAACATTTTGATAATGTACATTATTATAATTTTGATGAGATACCTTTTAAAGGACTGGACAGGGAAGGGGTTACAATAAGTAATCTGAGAAATGATTATCTCACACCTGCGGGAATAAAAGAGGAAAATATTCATAAGCTTACAATGGAGAATTATAAAGAATACGACGAAATATTAAAAAATGACGGCGGACTTGATGCGATACTAATGGGAATGGGCGGAGATGGACATTTCTGCGGAAATCTTCCTAAATTGACGAAATTCGGCAATAAAACATATATGGCTCCTATAGCTGAAGAACTAAAAGAGCTGATGGTAGGTGAAGTGGGAGATATAAAATATGTTCCTGACTCATTTGTAACAATGGGGCCTGCGAGTGTATTCGCGGTAAAAAAGCTGATACTTGTGGTAAACGGCAAACATAAGGCAGCTATAGTAAAAAAAGCACTTGAGGGAGAAGTGACAGAAGATGTGCCTTCATCTCTTTTGAGATTACATCCTGATATTACAATAATTCTTGATGAAGATGCAGCTTCCGAGCTGGAACTTTAA
- a CDS encoding glycoside hydrolase family 1 protein translates to MENSQKRFPENFLWGGATAANQLEGAYNQGGKGLSIMDVVPGGKKRLGIIKDPDFDFKIHSDKYTYPNHDGIDFYHTYKEDIALFAEMGFKCYRLSIAWSRIFPQGDEAEPNEEGLKFYDNVFDECLKYGIEPVVTISHYEMPLNLAVKYGGWKNRKLIEFFEKYADTVLERYYKKVKYWMTFNEINSAFFIPLFSQGFVNKDPKAGKQDVYQGLHHQFTASSLAVKKAHELDKNLRVGCMIIYGTSYSYDCNPANQWANLEESRMFNNFCADVQVRGKYPSYINKVFKRENIKLDIKAGDLELIREYPADYIGFSYYMSAVRAADPESMEKTNGNLLSAIKNPFLKASDWGWEIDPTGLKIALNELYDRYQVPLFIVENGLGAHDVLDDKNEINDEYRIQYMRDHIDAMAEAVESGVDLMGYTSWGCIDLVSASTGEMSKRYGFIYVDIDDEGKGTKKRYPKKSFHWYKKVIETNGEEV, encoded by the coding sequence ATGGAAAATTCACAAAAAAGATTTCCGGAAAACTTTCTTTGGGGCGGGGCAACAGCGGCAAACCAGCTTGAAGGAGCTTATAATCAAGGTGGAAAAGGACTTTCAATTATGGATGTCGTACCCGGAGGAAAAAAGAGACTGGGAATAATAAAAGATCCGGATTTTGATTTTAAAATTCACAGCGACAAGTATACTTATCCTAATCATGACGGAATTGACTTTTATCACACATATAAAGAAGATATAGCCTTATTTGCAGAAATGGGATTTAAATGCTACAGATTATCTATAGCATGGTCAAGAATATTTCCGCAGGGTGATGAAGCAGAGCCGAATGAAGAAGGGCTGAAGTTTTATGATAATGTATTTGATGAATGTCTAAAATACGGCATTGAACCTGTGGTGACAATTTCACATTACGAGATGCCGCTGAATCTTGCGGTTAAATACGGCGGATGGAAAAATAGAAAATTAATAGAATTTTTTGAAAAATATGCTGATACTGTACTGGAAAGATATTATAAAAAAGTAAAATACTGGATGACATTTAATGAAATAAACAGTGCCTTTTTTATACCATTATTCAGTCAGGGATTTGTAAATAAAGATCCTAAAGCAGGGAAACAGGATGTATATCAGGGACTTCATCATCAGTTTACGGCGAGCAGTCTTGCTGTGAAAAAAGCACATGAACTTGATAAAAATCTGAGAGTGGGATGTATGATTATTTATGGTACAAGCTATTCATATGACTGCAATCCTGCTAATCAATGGGCAAATCTGGAAGAGAGCAGAATGTTTAATAATTTTTGTGCAGATGTACAGGTAAGAGGAAAATATCCTTCTTATATAAATAAAGTATTTAAGAGAGAAAATATTAAACTGGATATAAAAGCCGGTGATTTGGAGCTGATTAGAGAGTATCCGGCAGATTACATCGGATTCAGCTATTATATGTCAGCGGTAAGGGCGGCAGATCCTGAAAGTATGGAAAAAACCAACGGTAATCTTCTGTCAGCTATAAAGAATCCATTTTTGAAAGCCAGTGACTGGGGATGGGAAATAGACCCTACAGGTTTGAAAATAGCATTAAATGAGCTTTATGACAGATATCAGGTTCCATTATTTATAGTAGAAAACGGACTTGGAGCACATGATGTTTTAGATGATAAAAATGAAATAAATGATGAATACAGAATACAGTATATGAGAGATCATATAGATGCTATGGCAGAAGCCGTAGAAAGCGGAGTAGACCTTATGGGCTATACAAGCTGGGGCTGTATTGATCTGGTAAGCGCATCAACAGGAGAAATGTCAAAAAGATACGGTTTTATATATGTAGATATAGATGATGAAGGAAAGGGAACGAAGAAAAGATATCCTAAAAAATCATTTCACTGGTATAAAAAAGTAATAGAGACTAACGGTGAAGAAGTATAG